The following proteins come from a genomic window of Geomonas sp. RF6:
- the fusA gene encoding elongation factor G: MARQVSLEMTRNIGIMAHIDAGKTTTTERILYYTGVSHKIGEVHDGTATMDWMEQEQERGITITSAATTCMWKDHRINIIDTPGHVDFTIEVERSLRVLDGAVAVFCSVGGVEPQSETVWRQADKYRVPRIAFVNKMDRIGADFFRGVSMIKDRLKANPVPLQIPIGAEENYKGVVDLVEMRGIVWNDESLGARYDVIEIPEELKAQAQEYRDLLIEEISSHDDELMEKYLGGEELTKEEIKSAIRKSTLAIQICPVICGSSFKNKGVQNLLDAVLDYLPAPTDIPAIQGIDANTEAPIERHASDDEPFSSLAFKIMTDPYVGQLCFFRVYSGVMNSGSYVYNSTKGKRERIGRILKMHANKREEIKEVYAGDIAAAVGLKYTTTGDTLCAEDSAVILESIEFPEPVISIAIEPKTKADQEKLGISLAKLASEDPSFRVKTDEETGQTIISGMGELHLEIIVDRLMREFKVEANVGKPQVAYRETITKKVKSEGKFVRQSGGRGQFGHVWIEIEPQEPGKGYEFVDAIKGGVVPREYIPAVDKGIKEALDNGVMAGYPVVDVKVTLIDGSYHEVDSSEMAFKIAGSMGFKEGCSKASPCILEPIMSVEVVVPEEYMGDVIGDLNSRRGRIMGMEGRAGAQVVTAMVPLAQMFGYSTDLRSATQGRATYSMTFDHYEQVPKSVADEIVAKVKG, translated from the coding sequence GTGGCACGTCAGGTTAGTCTGGAAATGACCCGAAATATCGGGATAATGGCACATATAGACGCGGGAAAGACCACCACCACCGAGCGTATTCTCTACTACACGGGCGTCTCTCACAAGATCGGTGAGGTTCACGACGGCACTGCCACCATGGACTGGATGGAGCAGGAGCAGGAGCGTGGCATCACCATCACCTCCGCTGCAACCACCTGCATGTGGAAAGACCACCGTATCAACATCATCGACACCCCGGGTCACGTCGACTTCACCATCGAGGTGGAGCGTTCCCTGCGCGTGCTCGACGGTGCAGTAGCTGTTTTCTGCTCTGTTGGTGGCGTGGAGCCGCAGTCTGAGACCGTGTGGCGTCAGGCTGACAAGTACCGCGTACCCCGCATTGCCTTCGTCAACAAGATGGACCGTATCGGCGCGGACTTCTTCCGCGGCGTCTCCATGATCAAGGATCGCCTGAAGGCGAACCCTGTTCCGCTGCAGATCCCGATCGGTGCCGAAGAGAACTATAAAGGGGTTGTCGACCTCGTGGAGATGAGGGGAATCGTGTGGAACGACGAGTCCCTCGGTGCTCGCTACGACGTCATCGAGATCCCGGAAGAGCTGAAGGCCCAGGCGCAGGAGTACCGCGATCTTCTGATCGAGGAGATCTCCAGCCATGACGACGAGCTCATGGAGAAGTACCTCGGGGGCGAGGAGCTCACGAAGGAAGAGATCAAGTCCGCCATCAGGAAGTCGACGCTGGCGATCCAGATCTGCCCGGTTATCTGCGGTTCCTCCTTCAAGAACAAGGGGGTGCAGAACCTCCTCGACGCCGTTCTCGACTACCTCCCGGCTCCGACCGACATTCCGGCGATCCAGGGGATCGACGCGAACACCGAGGCACCGATCGAGCGTCACGCTTCTGACGACGAGCCGTTCTCCTCCCTCGCGTTCAAGATCATGACCGACCCGTACGTCGGGCAGCTTTGCTTCTTCCGTGTGTACTCCGGCGTCATGAACTCCGGCTCCTATGTGTACAACTCCACGAAGGGGAAGCGCGAGAGGATCGGCCGTATCCTGAAGATGCACGCCAACAAGCGTGAAGAGATCAAGGAAGTGTACGCAGGCGACATCGCTGCTGCCGTCGGTCTCAAATACACCACCACCGGCGATACCCTCTGCGCAGAAGACAGCGCGGTTATCCTCGAGTCGATCGAGTTCCCCGAGCCGGTCATCTCCATCGCCATCGAGCCGAAGACAAAGGCAGACCAGGAGAAGCTCGGCATCTCCCTCGCGAAGCTCGCCAGCGAGGACCCCTCCTTCCGCGTGAAGACGGACGAGGAGACCGGCCAGACAATCATCTCCGGCATGGGGGAGCTGCACCTCGAGATCATCGTCGACCGTCTCATGCGCGAGTTCAAGGTTGAGGCGAACGTCGGCAAGCCGCAGGTCGCCTACCGCGAGACCATCACCAAGAAGGTCAAGAGCGAAGGGAAGTTCGTGCGCCAGTCCGGCGGCCGCGGCCAGTTCGGCCACGTCTGGATCGAGATCGAGCCGCAGGAGCCCGGGAAAGGGTACGAGTTCGTCGACGCCATCAAGGGCGGCGTCGTTCCCCGCGAGTACATCCCGGCTGTCGACAAGGGTATCAAGGAAGCTCTCGATAACGGCGTCATGGCAGGGTACCCCGTCGTCGACGTCAAGGTCACCCTCATCGACGGTTCGTACCACGAGGTCGACTCCTCCGAGATGGCCTTCAAGATCGCGGGCTCCATGGGCTTCAAGGAAGGGTGCTCCAAGGCGTCGCCGTGCATCCTCGAGCCGATCATGTCCGTCGAGGTGGTTGTGCCGGAAGAGTACATGGGCGACGTCATCGGCGACCTGAACTCGCGCCGTGGCCGCATCATGGGTATGGAAGGACGCGCAGGCGCCCAGGTCGTCACCGCGATGGTGCCGCTGGCCCAGATGTTCGGCTACTCCACTGACCTTCGTTCCGCAACCCAGGGACGTGCAACCTACTCCATGACCTTTGACCACTACGAGCAGGTGCCCAAGTCGGTCGCTGATGAGATTGTCGCAAAGGTTAAAGGCTAA
- the rpsL gene encoding 30S ribosomal protein S12 — MPTINQLIRNGRESKAEKSTAPALRCCPQKRGVCTRVYTTTPKKPNSALRKVARVRLTNGVEVTSYIPGVGHNLQEHSVVLIRGGRVKDLPGVRYHIVRGTLDSVGVKGRMKSRSKYGAKRPK; from the coding sequence ATGCCAACAATCAATCAGCTTATTCGTAACGGTCGGGAGTCTAAGGCGGAGAAATCCACTGCTCCGGCGCTCAGATGCTGCCCCCAGAAGAGAGGGGTGTGCACCAGGGTTTACACCACCACTCCCAAAAAGCCGAACTCCGCGCTGCGCAAGGTTGCCAGGGTGCGTCTCACCAACGGCGTCGAGGTCACTTCCTACATTCCGGGTGTAGGGCACAACCTGCAGGAGCACTCCGTGGTCCTGATCAGGGGTGGCAGGGTCAAGGACCTTCCGGGTGTTCGTTATCATATCGTGCGCGGCACGCTCGACTCCGTCGGCGTCAAGGGCAGGATGAAGAGTCGTTCCAAGTACGGTGCAAAAAGGCCCAAGTAA
- the rpsJ gene encoding 30S ribosomal protein S10, with the protein MPSQKIRIRLKAYDHKLLDTSVGEIVDTAKRTGARVAGPIPLPTVVNKYTVLRGPHVDKKSREQFEIRTHKRLIDILEPTQQTVDALMKLDLSAGVDVEIKL; encoded by the coding sequence ATGCCTAGTCAGAAAATAAGAATCCGCCTGAAAGCATACGATCACAAACTGCTCGACACCTCGGTGGGCGAGATCGTCGATACCGCAAAGAGAACGGGTGCCCGTGTTGCCGGTCCGATCCCGCTGCCGACCGTCGTCAACAAGTACACCGTGCTGCGCGGACCTCACGTGGACAAGAAGTCTCGCGAACAGTTCGAGATCAGGACCCACAAGAGGCTGATAGACATCCTCGAGCCCACCCAGCAGACTGTGGATGCGCTGATGAAGCTTGACCTTTCAGCGGGTGTGGACGTCGAGATCAAGCTTTAA
- the rplD gene encoding 50S ribosomal protein L4 — protein MAKLDLFDIKKNKVGEIDIADAVFNDDVREYLIHEAVKIQLANRRQGTVCVKNRAVVAGSGKKPFKQKGTGQARQGAKRAPQYPGGGVAFGPRPKTYDLSMNKKARRAALRSALSLLFKKERITVLNNFDLPEVKTKGFVEVLKAFNLDKTLVITDTANPTLELSARNVKNVKVLGSAGLNIFDIMKFQSVIFTEAAVRQVEGALQS, from the coding sequence ATGGCAAAGCTTGATTTATTCGATATCAAGAAGAACAAGGTCGGCGAGATCGACATCGCCGATGCCGTCTTCAACGACGACGTCCGCGAGTACCTGATCCACGAGGCTGTAAAGATCCAGCTCGCAAACCGCAGGCAGGGCACCGTGTGCGTGAAGAACCGCGCAGTGGTCGCCGGCTCCGGGAAGAAGCCGTTCAAGCAGAAGGGGACCGGCCAGGCCCGTCAGGGCGCCAAGCGCGCTCCGCAGTACCCGGGCGGCGGCGTCGCCTTCGGTCCGCGCCCGAAGACGTACGACCTCTCCATGAACAAGAAGGCTCGCCGTGCGGCGCTGCGCTCCGCGCTCTCCCTTCTGTTCAAGAAGGAGCGGATCACCGTGCTGAACAACTTCGACCTCCCGGAAGTGAAAACAAAGGGGTTTGTCGAGGTCTTGAAAGCCTTTAACCTTGACAAGACCCTGGTTATCACGGATACTGCCAATCCCACTTTGGAGCTGTCCGCCCGCAACGTCAAGAACGTCAAGGTCCTCGGTTCTGCTGGCCTCAATATTTTCGACATCATGAAATTCCAGAGCGTCATCTTCACCGAAGCTGCCGTTCGCCAGGTTGAAGGAGCGTTACAGTCATGA
- the rpsC gene encoding 30S ribosomal protein S3, whose amino-acid sequence MGQKVNPIGFRLGVIKTWDSKWYAEKDYAALLHEDIKLRNFLKKRLYHSGVSKIEIERAAGKAKINIYTARPGLIIGKKGSEVETLKKELAKLTDKEVYLNIQEVRKPELDAQLVAENVALQLERRIAFRRAMKKSVTSTLKFGAKGIRITCSGRLGGAEMSRTEWYREGRVPLHTLRADIDYGFAEAKTTYGIIGVKVLLFKGEVLSAIK is encoded by the coding sequence TTGGGTCAGAAAGTTAATCCTATAGGGTTCAGGCTTGGAGTTATCAAAACCTGGGATTCGAAGTGGTACGCGGAAAAGGACTACGCAGCGCTCCTGCACGAGGACATCAAGCTGCGCAACTTCCTCAAAAAGCGGCTGTATCATTCCGGGGTCTCCAAGATTGAGATCGAGAGAGCGGCGGGCAAGGCGAAGATCAACATCTACACCGCTCGTCCGGGGCTCATCATCGGTAAGAAGGGCTCTGAAGTCGAGACCCTGAAGAAGGAGCTGGCCAAGCTCACCGATAAAGAGGTATACCTCAACATTCAGGAAGTAAGAAAGCCTGAGTTGGATGCCCAGCTGGTGGCCGAGAATGTCGCGCTGCAGCTCGAGCGCCGCATCGCGTTCCGTCGCGCCATGAAAAAGAGCGTGACGAGCACGCTGAAGTTCGGCGCCAAGGGGATCCGTATCACCTGCTCGGGCCGTCTCGGGGGGGCAGAGATGTCCCGTACCGAGTGGTATCGTGAGGGGAGGGTGCCGCTGCACACGCTGAGGGCAGACATCGACTACGGCTTTGCAGAAGCCAAGACTACCTATGGCATCATCGGCGTTAAAGTGCTCCTCTTCAAGGGTGAAGTGCTCTCCGCCATAAAATAG
- the rpsS gene encoding 30S ribosomal protein S19, with amino-acid sequence MARSIKKGPFVDAHLEAKVQAELAGAKKVIKTWSRRSTITPDFIGLTFAVHNGKKFIPVFVTENMVGHKIGEFSPTRTFYGHAADKKSKLKKK; translated from the coding sequence ATGGCAAGATCTATTAAGAAGGGACCTTTCGTTGACGCTCATCTCGAAGCAAAGGTCCAGGCGGAACTCGCCGGAGCCAAAAAGGTGATCAAGACCTGGTCGCGCAGGTCGACCATTACCCCGGACTTCATCGGGCTTACCTTCGCGGTGCACAACGGCAAGAAGTTCATCCCCGTATTCGTCACCGAGAACATGGTCGGTCACAAGATCGGCGAATTCTCGCCTACCAGAACCTTCTACGGTCATGCTGCCGACAAGAAGAGCAAGCTGAAGAAGAAGTAA
- the tuf gene encoding elongation factor Tu: MAKAKFERTKPHVNIGTIGHVDHGKTTLTAAITKVLAGKGQAEFKAFDQIDNAPEERERGITIATAHVEYETDKRHYAHVDCPGHADYVKNMITGAAQMDGAILVVSAADGPMPQTREHILLARQVGVPYIVVFLNKADMVDDEELLELVELEVRELLSSYDFPGDDIPIVKGSALKGLEGDKGELGEQAILALMDAVDSYIPEPQRAVDRPFLMPVEDVFSISGRGTVATGRVERGIVKVGEEIEIVGIKTTAKTTVTGVEMFRKLLDEGRAGDNIGALLRGVKREDIERGQVLAKPGSITPHTKFKAEAYILSKEEGGRHTPFFNGYRPQFYFRTTDVTGVVDLEPGTEMVMPGDNVAITVNLITPIAMDEGLRFAIREGGRTVGAGVVSSIIA; encoded by the coding sequence ATGGCAAAGGCAAAATTCGAAAGAACCAAACCCCATGTGAACATAGGCACCATCGGCCACGTTGACCACGGTAAGACTACCCTTACCGCTGCCATCACGAAGGTTCTGGCAGGCAAGGGCCAGGCCGAGTTCAAGGCCTTTGACCAGATCGACAACGCTCCGGAAGAGCGTGAGCGCGGCATCACCATCGCCACCGCACACGTCGAGTACGAGACCGACAAGCGCCACTACGCACACGTCGACTGCCCGGGTCACGCCGACTACGTGAAGAACATGATCACCGGTGCTGCCCAGATGGACGGCGCTATCCTGGTTGTTTCCGCAGCTGACGGCCCGATGCCGCAGACCCGCGAGCACATCCTCCTTGCGCGTCAGGTCGGCGTCCCCTACATCGTCGTCTTCCTGAACAAGGCGGACATGGTGGACGACGAGGAGCTCCTCGAGCTCGTCGAGCTGGAAGTCCGCGAGCTTCTCTCCTCCTACGACTTTCCGGGGGACGATATCCCCATCGTGAAGGGTTCCGCCCTGAAAGGGCTCGAAGGGGACAAGGGGGAGCTCGGCGAGCAGGCGATCCTGGCTCTCATGGACGCAGTCGACTCCTACATCCCGGAGCCGCAGCGTGCTGTTGACCGTCCGTTCCTCATGCCGGTCGAGGACGTTTTCTCCATCTCCGGTCGTGGCACCGTCGCTACCGGCCGCGTCGAACGCGGTATCGTGAAGGTCGGCGAGGAGATCGAGATCGTCGGCATCAAGACCACCGCCAAGACGACCGTTACCGGCGTCGAGATGTTCAGGAAGCTTCTGGACGAGGGTCGTGCAGGGGACAACATCGGCGCGCTGCTGCGCGGCGTGAAGCGTGAGGACATCGAGCGCGGCCAGGTTCTGGCCAAGCCGGGCTCCATCACCCCGCACACCAAGTTCAAGGCTGAAGCCTACATCCTCTCCAAGGAAGAAGGCGGCCGCCACACTCCGTTCTTCAACGGCTACCGCCCGCAGTTCTACTTCAGGACCACGGACGTGACCGGCGTTGTTGATCTTGAGCCGGGCACCGAGATGGTTATGCCTGGTGACAACGTCGCCATCACCGTGAACCTGATCACCCCGATCGCCATGGACGAAGGTCTGCGCTTCGCAATCCGCGAAGGTGGCCGCACCGTCGGCGCCGGCGTCGTCAGCTCCATCATAGCTTAA
- the rplC gene encoding 50S ribosomal protein L3 encodes MNKGLIGKKLGMTQIFAEDGRRIPVTVVEAGPCVVLQKKTTERDGYNAIQVGFAPKEASRATQALVGHCKAAGQGTFGVLREFRIEDVDRFNVGDVIDASVFAAGDLVDVTGTSIGKGFQGVVKRWGFKGGRASHGSRFHRAPGSIGCSATPSRVFKNKKMPGQLGNEKVTVQRLRIVRVDAADNLILLGGAIPGSANGVVLIKDSVKSKK; translated from the coding sequence ATGAACAAGGGATTGATTGGGAAAAAACTGGGCATGACCCAGATATTTGCCGAGGACGGAAGACGTATCCCCGTCACCGTCGTCGAGGCAGGGCCGTGCGTGGTGCTGCAGAAGAAAACCACCGAGCGCGACGGCTACAACGCCATCCAGGTCGGGTTCGCCCCGAAAGAAGCTTCTCGCGCGACCCAGGCGCTGGTTGGTCACTGTAAGGCCGCCGGCCAGGGCACCTTCGGGGTGCTCCGCGAGTTCCGCATCGAGGACGTCGATCGCTTCAACGTGGGCGATGTCATTGATGCATCCGTTTTCGCCGCAGGCGACTTGGTCGACGTGACCGGTACAAGCATCGGTAAGGGCTTCCAGGGCGTCGTGAAGCGCTGGGGCTTCAAGGGCGGTCGTGCCAGCCACGGTTCCCGCTTCCACCGCGCTCCCGGCTCCATCGGCTGCTCGGCAACGCCCTCCCGCGTCTTCAAGAACAAGAAGATGCCCGGGCAGCTCGGAAACGAGAAGGTCACCGTCCAGAGACTGCGCATCGTGCGCGTCGACGCCGCTGACAATCTGATTCTGCTCGGTGGAGCGATCCCCGGTTCTGCTAACGGCGTCGTCCTGATCAAGGACTCCGTCAAGAGCAAGAAATAA
- the rplV gene encoding 50S ribosomal protein L22, which produces MESTAKLSSVRLSPRKTRLVVDMVRGKGIQVALNTLKFSPQPSAKLISKLLTSAVANAEQKGVSDVDALYVKTIFVDGGATLKRFTPRAMGRASKIRKPTSHITVVLAEKK; this is translated from the coding sequence ATGGAATCGACAGCCAAATTATCCTCTGTGCGTCTCTCCCCGAGAAAGACCCGGCTGGTGGTTGATATGGTGCGCGGCAAAGGGATCCAGGTGGCACTGAACACCCTGAAGTTCTCCCCGCAACCGTCCGCCAAGCTGATCTCGAAGCTCCTCACCTCTGCCGTGGCGAACGCCGAGCAGAAAGGGGTTTCCGACGTGGACGCGCTTTATGTGAAGACCATCTTCGTGGATGGCGGCGCGACCCTGAAGCGCTTCACCCCCCGCGCGATGGGCAGGGCGAGCAAAATTAGAAAACCGACGAGCCACATTACCGTGGTCCTTGCGGAAAAGAAATAA
- a CDS encoding 50S ribosomal protein L23, with protein MNIYDVIKKPLITEKTTIEKDARNVVAFVVNSAANKIEISAAVKALFNAEVASVKTVNVAGKTKRTMRGVSKRSNWKKAYVTLKEGQNIDFFEA; from the coding sequence ATGAATATCTATGACGTCATCAAAAAGCCTCTGATCACCGAGAAGACCACCATCGAGAAAGACGCTCGCAATGTGGTCGCCTTCGTGGTCAACAGCGCGGCAAACAAGATCGAGATCAGTGCCGCGGTGAAAGCGCTCTTCAACGCCGAGGTCGCTTCCGTTAAGACCGTGAACGTCGCCGGGAAGACGAAGCGCACCATGCGCGGCGTTTCGAAGCGCTCCAACTGGAAGAAGGCGTATGTGACCCTCAAAGAGGGGCAGAACATCGACTTCTTCGAAGCTTAA
- the rpsG gene encoding 30S ribosomal protein S7, translating into MPRRREVAKRVILPDPKYGDRTVAKLINIIMLDGKKSTAERALYGALELAASKASDEPVKVLKRCLDNIKPMLEVKSRRVGGSTYQVPVEVRPERRMSLAMRWLVKYSNARSEKTVTDKLAGEILDAYNNRGAAVKKREDTHKMAEANRAFAHYRW; encoded by the coding sequence ATGCCTAGAAGAAGAGAAGTTGCCAAGAGGGTGATCCTCCCGGATCCGAAGTATGGGGACCGCACGGTTGCCAAGCTCATCAATATAATCATGCTGGACGGCAAGAAGAGTACCGCAGAGCGTGCTCTGTACGGCGCGCTGGAGCTTGCTGCCTCCAAGGCCTCCGATGAGCCGGTCAAGGTGCTGAAGCGCTGCCTTGACAACATCAAGCCGATGCTCGAGGTGAAGTCGCGCAGGGTTGGTGGTTCCACGTACCAGGTGCCGGTCGAGGTGCGCCCCGAGCGCCGCATGTCTCTGGCAATGCGCTGGCTGGTGAAGTACTCCAACGCCAGGAGCGAGAAGACCGTTACCGACAAGCTTGCCGGTGAGATACTGGACGCCTACAACAACCGCGGCGCCGCAGTGAAGAAGCGTGAAGACACGCACAAGATGGCCGAGGCGAACAGGGCCTTTGCTCACTATCGCTGGTAG
- the rplB gene encoding 50S ribosomal protein L2, which produces MAIKTYKPTSAGIRHQTCSAFDEITTSKPEKSLLVNLKKTGGRNSNGRITSRHIGGGHKQKYRIIDFRRDKKDIPAKVVSIEYDPNRSARIALLNYVDGEKRYILAPVSLKVGDTVISSAQADIKPGNALPIRFIPLGTIIHNIELKIGKGAQLARSAGTFAQLMSKEGKYSTVKLPSGEVRMILMDCMATIGQVGNVDHENVSIGKAGRSRWLGKRPHVRGVAMNPVDHPHGGGEGRTSGGRHPVTPWGIPTKGYKTRTNKTSSRFIVKKRTK; this is translated from the coding sequence ATGGCTATAAAAACTTACAAACCTACCTCTGCGGGGATCAGGCACCAGACCTGCTCGGCCTTTGACGAGATCACCACCAGCAAGCCGGAGAAGTCCCTTCTGGTGAACCTGAAGAAGACTGGCGGCAGGAACTCCAATGGCCGCATCACCTCCCGTCACATCGGCGGCGGACACAAGCAGAAGTACCGGATCATCGACTTCCGCAGGGACAAGAAGGACATCCCGGCGAAGGTCGTCTCGATCGAGTACGATCCGAATCGCTCTGCACGTATCGCGCTCCTGAACTACGTCGACGGTGAGAAGCGCTACATCCTGGCCCCTGTCTCCCTGAAGGTCGGTGATACCGTTATCTCCAGCGCCCAGGCGGATATCAAGCCCGGCAACGCGCTTCCGATCAGGTTCATCCCGCTCGGTACGATCATCCACAATATCGAGCTGAAGATAGGCAAGGGTGCCCAGCTGGCACGCTCCGCAGGTACCTTTGCACAGCTCATGAGCAAGGAAGGGAAGTACTCGACCGTGAAGCTTCCGTCCGGCGAGGTGCGCATGATCCTCATGGACTGCATGGCCACCATCGGCCAGGTCGGGAACGTGGACCACGAGAACGTCTCCATCGGCAAGGCCGGACGCAGCCGCTGGCTCGGCAAGCGCCCGCACGTGAGGGGTGTCGCGATGAACCCGGTCGACCATCCGCACGGCGGTGGTGAAGGTCGTACCTCCGGTGGCCGTCATCCGGTTACCCCGTGGGGTATCCCGACGAAGGGTTACAAGACGAGGACGAACAAGACCTCGTCCCGCTTCATCGTCAAAAAGCGCACCAAATAA